One part of the Paramormyrops kingsleyae isolate MSU_618 chromosome 2, PKINGS_0.4, whole genome shotgun sequence genome encodes these proteins:
- the ydjc gene encoding carbohydrate deacetylase isoform X2, which yields MPQPKIKLVVTGDDFGYCPRRNRGIVDCFLAGAISNVSLLVNSSSAKDAAELAIRHCIPIGLHANLSEGVPVCQKLRRDSTLVNDNGFFHGKMGFRKVLQKGLLSMAEVELELQAQVKLFCDLLGHLPSHMDGHQHVHVLPEVRDVFARVLSEYGIPFTRVPVEPSLQSCSWLPLPLHEFYTQVEKDAWDSSTVFRAHGIRWPDVYLGLTTMGENMSVSSIKRAIGKALAAWQPKSPLAVPQCDTVRGTQGPVTVELMVHPGYPSDPQQGGCGQGPDSFSQSAERQHELETLMDPQLLAFYKQEQIQLCAFKDL from the exons ATGCCACAGCCGAAAATCAAGCTGGTGGTGACTGGAGATGATTTTGGATACTGTCCCAGGCGGAACCGGGGGATAGTGGACTGCTTCCTGGCTGGGGCGATTTCCAACGTGTCGCTGTTGGTCAACTCCAGCTCGGCTAAAGATGCGGCAGAGTTGGCGATCAG ACACTGCATTCCCATTGGCCTTCACGCCAACCTGTCCGAGGGCGTCCCCGTTTGCCAGAAGCTCAGGCGGGACTCCACACTTGTCAATGATAATGGGTTCTTCCATGGTAAGATGGGTTTCCGGAAAGTTCTACAGAAAGGCCTCCTGAGCATGGCTGAG GTGGAGTTGGAGCTGCAGGCCCAGGTGAAGTTGTTCTGTGATTTGTTGGGGCATCTGCCCTCCCATATGGATGGTCACCAGCATGTCCACGTGCTGCCAG AGGTGAGGGATGTGTTTGCCAGGGTGCTGTCGGAATACGGCATTCCTTTCACTCGTGTCCCGGTGGAGCCCAGCCTCCAGTCCTGCTCCTGGCTCCCGCTGCCCTTGCACGAGTTCTACACGCAGGTGGAGAAGGACGCATGGGACTCGTCCACAGTCTTCCGTGCACATGGGATCAG GTGGCCTGATGTTTACTTGGGCTTGACTACAATGGGGGAGAACATGTCTGTCAGCAGCATCAAGAGGGCCATCGGAAAGGCCCTGGCAGCCTGGCAGCCCAAGAGCCCCCTTGCTGTACCCCAGTGTGACACAGTGCGAGGGACACAGGGCCCTGTCACAGTGGAGCTGATGGTGCATCCCGGCTACCCCAGTGACCCCCAACAAGGGGGTTGCGGCCAGGGCCCAGACAGCTTCTCACAGTCTGCAGAGCGGCAGCACGAGCTGGAGACCCTCATGGACCCCCAGCTGCTTGCATTCTACAAGCAGGAGCAAATCCAGCTATGTGCATTTAAGGACCTCTAA
- the ydjc gene encoding carbohydrate deacetylase isoform X1: MPQPKIKLVVTGDDFGYCPRRNRGIVDCFLAGAISNVSLLVNSSSAKDAAELAIRHCIPIGLHANLSEGVPVCQKLRRDSTLVNDNGFFHGKMGFRKVLQKGLLSMAEVELELQAQVKLFCDLLGHLPSHMDGHQHVHVLPAEVRDVFARVLSEYGIPFTRVPVEPSLQSCSWLPLPLHEFYTQVEKDAWDSSTVFRAHGIRWPDVYLGLTTMGENMSVSSIKRAIGKALAAWQPKSPLAVPQCDTVRGTQGPVTVELMVHPGYPSDPQQGGCGQGPDSFSQSAERQHELETLMDPQLLAFYKQEQIQLCAFKDL, encoded by the exons ATGCCACAGCCGAAAATCAAGCTGGTGGTGACTGGAGATGATTTTGGATACTGTCCCAGGCGGAACCGGGGGATAGTGGACTGCTTCCTGGCTGGGGCGATTTCCAACGTGTCGCTGTTGGTCAACTCCAGCTCGGCTAAAGATGCGGCAGAGTTGGCGATCAG ACACTGCATTCCCATTGGCCTTCACGCCAACCTGTCCGAGGGCGTCCCCGTTTGCCAGAAGCTCAGGCGGGACTCCACACTTGTCAATGATAATGGGTTCTTCCATGGTAAGATGGGTTTCCGGAAAGTTCTACAGAAAGGCCTCCTGAGCATGGCTGAG GTGGAGTTGGAGCTGCAGGCCCAGGTGAAGTTGTTCTGTGATTTGTTGGGGCATCTGCCCTCCCATATGGATGGTCACCAGCATGTCCACGTGCTGCCAG CAGAGGTGAGGGATGTGTTTGCCAGGGTGCTGTCGGAATACGGCATTCCTTTCACTCGTGTCCCGGTGGAGCCCAGCCTCCAGTCCTGCTCCTGGCTCCCGCTGCCCTTGCACGAGTTCTACACGCAGGTGGAGAAGGACGCATGGGACTCGTCCACAGTCTTCCGTGCACATGGGATCAG GTGGCCTGATGTTTACTTGGGCTTGACTACAATGGGGGAGAACATGTCTGTCAGCAGCATCAAGAGGGCCATCGGAAAGGCCCTGGCAGCCTGGCAGCCCAAGAGCCCCCTTGCTGTACCCCAGTGTGACACAGTGCGAGGGACACAGGGCCCTGTCACAGTGGAGCTGATGGTGCATCCCGGCTACCCCAGTGACCCCCAACAAGGGGGTTGCGGCCAGGGCCCAGACAGCTTCTCACAGTCTGCAGAGCGGCAGCACGAGCTGGAGACCCTCATGGACCCCCAGCTGCTTGCATTCTACAAGCAGGAGCAAATCCAGCTATGTGCATTTAAGGACCTCTAA
- the ydjc gene encoding carbohydrate deacetylase isoform X3: MFPLSRADLYTVSLLFSCLFKKLLRHCIPIGLHANLSEGVPVCQKLRRDSTLVNDNGFFHGKMGFRKVLQKGLLSMAEVELELQAQVKLFCDLLGHLPSHMDGHQHVHVLPAEVRDVFARVLSEYGIPFTRVPVEPSLQSCSWLPLPLHEFYTQVEKDAWDSSTVFRAHGIRWPDVYLGLTTMGENMSVSSIKRAIGKALAAWQPKSPLAVPQCDTVRGTQGPVTVELMVHPGYPSDPQQGGCGQGPDSFSQSAERQHELETLMDPQLLAFYKQEQIQLCAFKDL; encoded by the exons atgtttcccctgtcccgcgctgatttgtacacggtttcgctgttgttttcatgtctttttaagaagctcttgag ACACTGCATTCCCATTGGCCTTCACGCCAACCTGTCCGAGGGCGTCCCCGTTTGCCAGAAGCTCAGGCGGGACTCCACACTTGTCAATGATAATGGGTTCTTCCATGGTAAGATGGGTTTCCGGAAAGTTCTACAGAAAGGCCTCCTGAGCATGGCTGAG GTGGAGTTGGAGCTGCAGGCCCAGGTGAAGTTGTTCTGTGATTTGTTGGGGCATCTGCCCTCCCATATGGATGGTCACCAGCATGTCCACGTGCTGCCAG CAGAGGTGAGGGATGTGTTTGCCAGGGTGCTGTCGGAATACGGCATTCCTTTCACTCGTGTCCCGGTGGAGCCCAGCCTCCAGTCCTGCTCCTGGCTCCCGCTGCCCTTGCACGAGTTCTACACGCAGGTGGAGAAGGACGCATGGGACTCGTCCACAGTCTTCCGTGCACATGGGATCAG GTGGCCTGATGTTTACTTGGGCTTGACTACAATGGGGGAGAACATGTCTGTCAGCAGCATCAAGAGGGCCATCGGAAAGGCCCTGGCAGCCTGGCAGCCCAAGAGCCCCCTTGCTGTACCCCAGTGTGACACAGTGCGAGGGACACAGGGCCCTGTCACAGTGGAGCTGATGGTGCATCCCGGCTACCCCAGTGACCCCCAACAAGGGGGTTGCGGCCAGGGCCCAGACAGCTTCTCACAGTCTGCAGAGCGGCAGCACGAGCTGGAGACCCTCATGGACCCCCAGCTGCTTGCATTCTACAAGCAGGAGCAAATCCAGCTATGTGCATTTAAGGACCTCTAA
- the ube2l3b gene encoding ubiquitin-conjugating enzyme E2 L3b: MAASRRLHKELEEIRKSGMKNFRNIQVDESNILTWQGLIVPDNPPYDKGAFRIEIIFPAEYPFKPPKITFKTKIYHPNIDEKGQVCLPVISAENWKPATKTDQVIQSLIALVNDPQPEHPLRADLAEEYSKDRKKFFKNAEEFTKKHGEKRPVD; this comes from the exons ATGGCGGCGAGCAGGAGGCTGCACAAG GAACTTGAAGAAATCCGCAAGTCTGGAATGAAAAACTTCCGTAACATCCAAGTTGATGAATCAAACATTTTAACCTGGCAAGGTCTTATTGTTCCT gacAATCCCCCCTATGACAAAGGAGCATTCAGaattgaaataatttttccCGCTGAGTACCCATTTAAGCCCCCTAAGATCACATTCAAAACAAAGATCTATCACCCCAACATTGATGAGAAGGGCCAAGTATGCCTGCCTGTCATCAGTGCGGAGAACTGGAAACCAGCTACAAAAACTGACCAAG TAATTCAGTCGCTCATCGCCCTGGTGAATGACCCTCAGCCCGAGCACCCACTGAGGGCTGACCTAGCGGAAGAATACTCAAAGGACCGTAAAAAATTCTTTAAGAATGCAGAAGAGTTTACAAAGAAACATGGCGAAAAGAGACCGGTGGACTGA